A stretch of Castanea sativa cultivar Marrone di Chiusa Pesio chromosome 2, ASM4071231v1 DNA encodes these proteins:
- the LOC142625969 gene encoding pentatricopeptide repeat-containing protein At3g50420: MPPLHETSCLASLIQKCTTITSLRKARQLHALLLTTTTVSARTPYLNNNLLSMYARCGSLRDSHLVFDKMPQRNLVSFNALITAYSRVPDHAILAFELLAQMGIEYLRPNGSTFTSLLQASSLYGDWLVGSLLHAQVVKFGFLNDVCVQTSLLGMYSNCGDLESAKRVFESIDDKDVMAWNSIIFGNFRNDELKEGLDVFGRMVRTGVIPTEFTYSMVLNACSRLGDFHSGQLIHAQVIVSDALADLPLQNALLDMYCSCGDTQIAFSAFRRIENPDLVSWNSMISGYSENGDGEEAMALFVQLQGMSLLKPDEYTYAAIISATCAFLASNYGKPLHAQVTKAGFERSVFVGSTLVSMYFKNAEAESAKKIFDLISEKDVVLWTEMILGHTRMTDGESAIKFFNGMCREGHKIDSFALSGALSACADLVILRPGEMVHSQVVKRGYDAEMSVTGSLIDMYVKNGDLHSAQLIFSQVSNPDLKCWNSMLGGYGHHGMVMEALQLFEEIINSGLRPDQITFLSVLSACNYSGLVEKGKFLWNYMKENGLSPGPKHYSCMVSLLSRAGLLDEAEEMIIESPFSEDKLELRRILLSSCIIRGNLRVGVRAAEQVLRLDAEDSATHILLSNLYAAAGRWDDVAEMRQKIRGLMLEKDPGLSWFEAENNIHVFASGDQIHPKVEKAQDELKRLRPNMMRSETDEFDARVYST, translated from the coding sequence ATGCCACCATTGCATGAGACATCTTGCTTGGCAAGCCTCATACAAAAATGCACCACTATAACCTCACTGAGAAAAGCGCGCCAACTTCACGCTCTCCTCCTAACTACCACAACTGTCAGTGCACGAACTCCCTATCTGAACAACAATCTCCTCTCAATGTATGCACGCTGTGGCTCCCTCCGCGATTCCCACTTGGTGTTCGACAAAATGCCTCAGAGAAATCTTGTTTCCTTCAATGCGCTTATTACAGCATATTCTCGAGTCCCGGACCATGCAATCTTGGCCTTTGAATTGCTTGCTCAAATGGGAATTGAATACTTGAGGCCAAACGGTTCTACTTTCACCAGCTTGCTACAAGCGTCCTCTTTGTATGGGGATTGGTTGGTTGGTTCTTTGCTTCATGCCCAAGTTGTGAAATTTGGGTTCTTGAATGATGTTTGCGTTCAAACCTCTTTACTTGGGATGTACTCGAATTGTGGGGATTTGGAATCTGCAAAAAGAGTTTTTGAGTCAATAGATGATAAAGATGTCATGGCTTGGAATTCTATAATATTTGGGAACTTCAGGAATGATGAGCTCAAGGAAGGGCTTGATGTCTTTGGTAGGATGGTAAGGACAGGTGTTATTCCAACCGAGTTTACATATTCAATGGTTTTAAATGCGTGCAGCAGATTGGGAGATTTTCATTCTGGGCAACTTATCCATGCCCAAGTTATTGTTTCAGATGCGCTTGCTGATTTGCCTTTGCAAAATGCCCTGCTTGACATGTATTGTAGTTGCGGTGATACCCAGATAGCATTTAGTGCTTTTCGTAGAATTGAAAATCCAGATTTAGTTTCATGGAACTCAATGATTTCTGGGTATTCAGAGAATGGGGACGGAGAGGAAGCCATGGCTCTATTTGTCCAGTTGCAAGGTATGTCTCTTCTTAAACCAGATGAGTATACTTATGCAGCCATTATATCTGCGACTTGTGCGTTCCTTGCCTCTAATTATGGGAAACCTCTTCATGCCCAAGTTACAAAGGCAGGATTTGAGAGGAGTGTCTTTGTAGGAAGTACACTAGTGTCCATGTATTTCAAAAATGCTGAAGCTGAATCTGCCAAGAAGATCTTTGATTTGATTTCAGAGAAGGATGTTGTTCTCTGGACTGAAATGATCTTAGGCCATACTAGAATGACTGATGGGGAGAGTGCAATTAAATTCTTCAATGGAATGTGTAGGGAAGGCCATAAGATTGATAGTTTTGCTCTCAGTGGAGCGTTGAGTGCATGCGCTGACCTTGTAATATTGAGACCCGGGGAAATGGTTCATTCTCAGGTGGTAAAAAGGGGATATGATGCTGAAATGTCTGTCACTGGGAGTTTGATAGATATGTATGTCAAAAATGGTGACCTTCACTCAGCTCAATTAATATTTTCCCAAGTTTCAAACCCTGATTTAAAGTGCTGGAACTCAATGCTTGGAGGATACGGTCATCATGGAATGGTGATGGAGGCATTGCAGCTCTTCGAAGAGATAATAAATTCCGGCCTAAGACCAGATCAAATAACATTTTTGTCTGTACTCTCTGCTTGTAACTACAGTGGATTAGTAGAAAAGGGAAAGTTCTTGTGGAATTATATGAAGGAAAATGGTTTATCACCTGGGCCTAAACACTACTCTTGCATGGTAAGTTTGCTAAGTCGAGCTGGATTATTGGATGAGGCAGAGGAAATGATAATCGAATCACCTTTTAGCGAAGATAAACTTGAACTACGGAGAATTTTGCTAAGCTCATGTATAATCAGAGGAAATTTGAGAGTAGGAGTTCGTGCAGCAGAGCAAGTTCTAAGGTTGGATGCTGAAGACAGTGCTACCCATATCTTGCTTTCAAATCTTTATGCTGCTGCAGGGAGATGGGATGATGTTGCAGAAATGAGACAGAAGATAAGGGGATTGATGTTGGAAAAGGATCCTGGACTAAGCTGGTTTGAGGCCGAGAATAATATTCACGTATTTGCCTCCGGCGACCAAATACACCCCAAGGTTGAAAAAGCCCAAGACGAACTAAAGAGGCTACGACCAAACATGATGAGATCAGAAACAGATGAATTTGATGCAAGGGTTTATTCTACATAG
- the LOC142626090 gene encoding nuclear pore complex protein NUP58: MAFSLFSTPQQPQQQQSLFQPQTQSFQPSSPFFPQQQQQQQQQLFQPQQQQQQQQQQQQQLFQPQPQQQQQQQQQQQQQQQQQRHLFLFTNDKTPANYSTKWSDLHPESQKILLQIEERILGYRDESQRLDQCNRLYDSSVSNDGFELDASHIVQELGGISTAMERQKALLQELMSVVKDMLRNTEVAVRSFMMLRPRFLHPNSGGASNVTVPSQAPGATGPTGSSSQTAANSILPIFDFYSGVPRKPSPFLQQTVSRFEKYLGECRQWVEELEQLLLLDSDRNSSNFRSSLLLSLPKVMSNVHDFFVHVAAKVESIHQYIESMKAAYLADQRRRGDGNDPFLEADRRETARQEAAAKRVHPTLNLPANSQPSTQVAGLLTSSGTQGASSTAQQTSAATTFASSGSGLSLFGTPASAPSSVPSSLFATPSTSAPVSSLFGSSGATPQTSLFGSTSASLFGSASTPSLFGTAVPSFGSTTPPGGSLFSTPFASGAATGSGASFGAATKSSKTKSRTNRR, encoded by the exons atgGCGTTTTCACTGTTTTCTACTCCACagcaaccacaacaacaacaatcgcTGTTTCAACCTCAAACTCAGTCTTTTCAACCCAGTAGTCCATTCTTTcctcaacaacaacagcaacaacagcaacaattGTTTCAACcacaacagcagcagcagcagcagcagcagcaacaacagcaACTGTTTCAACCGCAACCgcaacaacagcaacagcaacaacagcagcagcagcagcagcagcaacagcagcGGCATTTGTTTCTCTTCACTAACGATAAAACTCCGGCGAATTATAGTACCAAGTGGTCGGATCTCCATCCTGAGTCTCAGAAAATTCTCCTCCAGATCga GGAGCGGATATTGGGGTATAGAGATGAGAGCCAGAGGCTAGATCAATGTAATCGTCTTTATGATTCTTCGGTTTCCAATGATGGGTTTGAACTTGATGCAAGCCATATTGTTCAG GAACTGGGGGGAATTAGTACTGCCATGGAACGACAGAAAGCTCTGCTGCAGGAGCTGATGTCTGTTGTGAAAGATATGTTACGGAACACGGAGGTTGCTGTTCGTTCTTTCATGATGCTACGCCCAAGGTTCCTTCATCCAAATTCTGGAGGTGCTTCAAATGTCACTGTACCATCACAAGCTCCAGGAGCAACAGGACCAACTGGTTCAAGTAGTCAAACGGCAGCAAACTCTATATTGCCAATTTTTGATTTCTACAGTGGGGTTCCAAGAAAACCATCTCCTTTTTTACAGCAGACAGTTTCTAGATTTGAGAAGTATCTTGGTGAGTGCCGCCAGTGGGTTGAAGAGTTAGAGCAGCTTCTTCTCTTAGATTCTGATAGAAACTCTTCCAATTTTCGATCGTCCTTGTTACTGTCTCTTCCAAAAGTCATGTCAAATGTGCATGACTTTTTTGTTCATGTAGCTGCTAAg GTGGAGAGTATTCATCAGTACATTGAGTCCATGAAAGCAGCTTATCTTGCTGACCAGCGCCGCCGAGGGGATGGGAATGATCCGTTCCTTGAGGCTGATCGGCGTGAAACAGCAAGACAAGAAGCTGCTGCTAAAAGGGTACATCCAACTTTGAATTTGCCTGCAAATTCACAACCATCGACACAAGTTGCAGGGTTGCTTACAAGCTCAGGGACTCAGGGGGCATCATCAACTGCACAACAGACTTCTGCAGCCACAACATTTGCTTCTTCTGGGAGTGGGTTGTCACTTTTTGGTACACCTGCTTCTGCCCCTTCCTCTGTGCCATCTTCTCTGTTTGCAACACCAAGCACTTCTGCTCCAGTATCCTCTCTATTTGGATCATCTGGTGCTACACCACAGACATCACTTTTTGGATCCACATCAGCTTCTTTGTTTGGGTCTGCTTCAACTCCCTCATTGTTTGGTACTGCTGTTCCATCCTTTGGTTCAACTACTCCTCCTGGAGGTTCACTATTTTCAACACCATTTGCTTCAG GTGCTGCAACAGGCTCTGGGGCTAGCTTTGGGGCTGCAACG AAATCATCAAAGACAAAATCTCGAACTAATCGGCGGTAG